One region of Demequina sp. TMPB413 genomic DNA includes:
- a CDS encoding DUF559 domain-containing protein produces MVSIGEMRIEAVLAAHHGAMRREDLLICGVSRREIQQAQQRGCVTRPYRGCYALPGASRGAVAAAALRGFPTCVTAFRDWGVPVLDPAPRGAHVAVPRNRGVTRADPRIDADVVVHRGAALTGVAEVDAADVVYHASRCMPRESLLVAVDHLLHRRLLDASRIRCVSPSTTRWLAEEANAGAESPPETLARLALRTRGLSVRTQVSFDGIGRVDLMVGDAVVVEVDGRHYHSDPIAFVADRRRDRALQELGFRVLRFAASEVLSDPACVARAVVAQLGGAWSAR; encoded by the coding sequence ATGGTCAGCATTGGTGAGATGCGGATCGAGGCCGTGCTCGCGGCACATCACGGGGCGATGCGTCGCGAAGACCTCTTGATATGTGGCGTGTCACGCCGCGAGATTCAGCAGGCTCAACAGCGCGGGTGTGTGACTCGGCCCTATCGAGGTTGCTACGCATTGCCGGGTGCCTCCCGGGGCGCTGTGGCAGCGGCTGCCCTGCGGGGATTCCCCACCTGCGTGACTGCATTCCGCGACTGGGGCGTGCCTGTCCTGGATCCGGCTCCCCGAGGCGCCCACGTCGCCGTTCCCAGAAATCGAGGAGTCACCCGTGCGGATCCGCGGATCGACGCAGATGTGGTGGTCCATAGAGGCGCCGCTCTCACGGGAGTCGCGGAGGTCGATGCGGCCGATGTCGTCTACCACGCATCGCGCTGCATGCCGCGGGAGAGTCTGTTGGTTGCCGTAGACCATCTGCTACATCGTAGGTTGCTCGACGCCTCGCGGATCCGGTGCGTCAGCCCTTCGACCACCCGCTGGTTGGCGGAGGAAGCCAACGCCGGTGCCGAGTCGCCCCCGGAGACACTTGCCCGGCTCGCTCTTCGGACACGCGGGCTCAGCGTGAGGACCCAAGTGAGCTTTGACGGCATCGGCCGGGTAGACCTCATGGTGGGAGATGCGGTGGTTGTCGAGGTTGATGGTCGGCATTACCACTCGGACCCGATCGCGTTCGTCGCGGACCGGCGGCGGGACAGGGCGCTCCAGGAGCTGGGGTTCCGAGTGCTCCGCTTCGCAGCTTCCGAGGTACTGAGCGATCCCGCATGCGTGGCGCGGGCCGTCGTCGCGCAACTCGGAGGGGCGTGGTCGGCGCGGTGA
- a CDS encoding RNA polymerase sigma factor: MEQKDVLGEMLDAGADRLAAYGYLLTGSQHAGEDLVQDAIVKVFVKKRRLDNPRAAEGYVRATMRTIHIDGIRRQGRFRALMPRLAHADAVDSADVAVMDRARMGVALKALAPQERAVVVLRFYDDLKVSDIAAHMHLAEGTVKRYLSQALDRLAHELGDIDGDADRIGVVERKK, from the coding sequence ATGGAACAAAAGGATGTGTTGGGCGAGATGCTCGACGCTGGGGCCGACCGGCTCGCGGCCTACGGCTACCTGCTCACGGGCTCTCAACACGCGGGCGAGGATCTCGTTCAGGACGCGATCGTCAAGGTGTTCGTCAAGAAACGAAGGCTCGACAATCCGCGTGCCGCCGAAGGGTATGTGCGCGCAACGATGCGCACAATCCACATTGACGGGATCAGGCGCCAGGGCCGCTTTCGAGCGCTCATGCCGCGGCTCGCTCATGCCGACGCGGTGGATTCCGCCGACGTCGCCGTCATGGACCGGGCTCGGATGGGTGTGGCGCTCAAGGCGCTCGCGCCGCAAGAGCGCGCCGTGGTCGTCCTGAGGTTCTACGACGACCTCAAGGTGTCAGACATCGCCGCGCACATGCATCTCGCCGAGGGAACCGTGAAGCGGTACCTCTCCCAAGCGCTCGACCGCTTGGCACATGAACTAGGAGACATCGACGGGGATGCGGACCGCATCGGCGTCGTCGAGAGGAAGAAGTGA
- the topA gene encoding type I DNA topoisomerase has protein sequence MARKLVIVESPTKSRTIGGYLGDDYDVVSSVGHIRDLPQPSELPADKREGSIGKFAVDVENGFEPFYVVSPEKKKVVAEIKAKLKDASEVYLATDEDREGEAIAWHLLEVLKPKVPVKRLAFHEITKEGIMRAMEHPREVDMELVEAQEARRVLDRLYGYEVSPVLWRKVAPGLSAGRVQSIALRLVVDRERERMAFQAAEYWDLTATFAAKDGADAGRTFGAKLVSVDGKRVASGKDFDDRGVLTSDADKVTHLTAGAAGALAAGLSDSTFSVVGVDSKPYKRRPAAPFITSTLIQESSRKLRLGAREAMRVAQGLYERGYITYMRTDSPSLSGEAVRAARKQAIELYGADSVPSSPRVYSSKDTNAQEAHEAIRPSGDTFRTPESVRADLRGDEFRMYEMIWKRTVASQMADAAGTTSTVRIGATSANHHAVEFSASGTIITFPGFMAAYEESREKSRYDDDEAKVIEDKESRLPQLAEGQAVDATDLAPVTHATTPPPRFTQGSMIKELEDRKFGRPSTYASTVDLIVARGYVRVVSQTLIPTWIAFSIVGLLEKHFDWLIDYDFTADMEAGLDKIASGDVDRTDWLSDFYLGIEGATHGRAEGLKHLVEDLGDIDARAINTFPVGEGISLRVGRYGPYIEREVDGETQRASVPEDTAPDELTVALSEELFANQGGDERELGTHPESGLPIVAKAGRFGPYVTEVVPEGSKDKARTASLFKSMQLETVSLEDALRLMSLPRVVGVDPADGAEITAQNGRYGPYLKKGTDSRTIESEDLLLDITLEQALAIYAEPKRGRGRQAAPPLAEFGIDPVSEKPIVAKSGRFGDYITDGTTNVTIPRGETVETLTPEKAVELLADKRAKGPAKKPARRAPAKKKPAAKKAAPKKK, from the coding sequence ATGGCCCGCAAGCTCGTCATCGTGGAGTCTCCCACCAAGTCGCGCACCATCGGCGGCTACCTGGGCGACGACTACGACGTCGTCTCCAGCGTCGGCCATATCCGCGACCTTCCCCAGCCGAGCGAGCTGCCAGCCGACAAGCGCGAGGGCTCGATCGGCAAGTTTGCTGTGGACGTGGAGAACGGCTTCGAGCCCTTCTATGTGGTGAGCCCTGAGAAGAAGAAAGTCGTCGCCGAGATCAAGGCCAAGCTCAAGGACGCCTCCGAGGTTTACCTCGCGACTGATGAGGACCGCGAGGGAGAGGCCATCGCCTGGCACCTGCTCGAGGTGCTGAAGCCTAAGGTTCCCGTGAAGCGCCTCGCGTTCCACGAGATCACCAAAGAGGGCATCATGCGCGCCATGGAGCACCCTCGCGAGGTCGACATGGAGTTGGTCGAGGCCCAAGAGGCACGCCGGGTGCTCGACCGCCTGTACGGCTACGAGGTCTCGCCCGTGCTGTGGCGCAAGGTCGCGCCTGGCCTGTCCGCTGGCCGCGTGCAGTCGATCGCGCTGCGCCTGGTGGTGGACCGCGAACGCGAACGCATGGCGTTCCAGGCCGCCGAGTATTGGGACCTCACCGCGACGTTCGCGGCCAAGGACGGCGCCGACGCTGGACGCACCTTTGGTGCGAAGCTCGTCTCGGTCGACGGCAAGCGGGTCGCGTCAGGCAAGGACTTCGACGACCGCGGCGTGCTCACGTCCGATGCCGACAAGGTCACCCACCTGACGGCCGGCGCCGCTGGTGCGCTCGCCGCTGGCCTGTCCGACTCGACCTTCTCTGTGGTGGGCGTCGACTCGAAGCCCTACAAGCGTCGTCCGGCTGCGCCGTTCATCACCTCGACGCTGATCCAGGAATCAAGCCGCAAGCTGCGCCTGGGAGCGCGAGAGGCGATGCGCGTCGCGCAGGGACTGTACGAGCGCGGCTACATCACCTATATGCGTACCGACTCGCCGTCGCTGTCTGGCGAGGCCGTGCGCGCCGCACGCAAGCAGGCCATCGAGCTGTACGGAGCCGACTCGGTCCCCAGCTCGCCACGCGTGTACTCCAGCAAGGACACGAACGCCCAAGAGGCACACGAGGCGATCCGTCCCTCTGGGGACACGTTCCGCACGCCGGAATCCGTGCGGGCCGACCTGCGCGGTGATGAGTTCCGCATGTACGAGATGATCTGGAAGCGCACCGTCGCCTCCCAGATGGCCGACGCCGCAGGCACCACCTCGACCGTGCGCATCGGCGCCACGAGTGCCAACCACCACGCCGTCGAGTTCTCCGCCTCCGGCACCATCATCACGTTCCCTGGCTTCATGGCCGCCTACGAGGAGTCTCGCGAGAAGTCGCGTTACGACGACGACGAGGCGAAGGTCATCGAGGACAAGGAGTCGCGGCTTCCGCAGCTCGCGGAGGGCCAGGCGGTTGACGCGACCGACCTCGCGCCCGTCACCCACGCGACCACGCCGCCGCCACGATTCACGCAGGGCTCCATGATCAAGGAGCTCGAGGACAGGAAGTTCGGGCGTCCCTCGACGTACGCCTCGACGGTGGACCTGATCGTGGCCCGCGGCTACGTGCGCGTGGTCAGCCAGACGCTCATCCCCACCTGGATCGCGTTCTCCATCGTGGGATTGCTGGAGAAGCACTTCGACTGGCTCATCGACTACGACTTCACGGCCGACATGGAGGCGGGGCTCGACAAGATCGCGTCAGGCGACGTTGACCGCACGGACTGGCTCTCCGACTTCTACTTGGGCATCGAGGGGGCGACGCACGGTCGCGCCGAGGGGCTCAAGCACCTGGTTGAGGACTTGGGCGACATCGACGCACGCGCCATCAACACGTTCCCCGTAGGCGAGGGCATCTCCTTGCGCGTGGGCCGCTACGGTCCGTACATCGAGCGCGAAGTTGACGGGGAGACGCAGCGCGCCTCCGTCCCCGAGGACACCGCGCCGGACGAGCTGACGGTCGCGCTGTCAGAGGAGCTGTTCGCCAACCAGGGCGGAGACGAGCGCGAGCTCGGTACCCACCCAGAGTCGGGACTGCCGATCGTCGCGAAGGCCGGTCGCTTCGGCCCGTACGTGACCGAAGTGGTCCCTGAAGGATCGAAGGACAAGGCGCGCACGGCGTCGTTGTTCAAGTCGATGCAACTGGAGACGGTCAGCCTCGAAGACGCGCTGCGTCTGATGTCGCTGCCGCGCGTGGTGGGCGTCGACCCCGCCGACGGCGCGGAGATCACGGCCCAGAACGGCCGCTACGGGCCGTACCTGAAGAAGGGCACCGACTCGCGCACCATCGAGTCGGAGGACTTGCTGCTGGACATCACTCTGGAGCAGGCGCTCGCGATCTATGCGGAGCCCAAACGCGGCAGGGGTCGGCAGGCGGCGCCGCCGTTGGCCGAGTTCGGCATTGACCCTGTCAGCGAGAAGCCGATCGTGGCGAAGTCCGGCCGCTTTGGCGACTACATCACCGACGGGACCACCAACGTCACAATCCCGCGCGGCGAGACGGTGGAGACGCTGACGCCCGAGAAGGCGGTCGAGCTGTTGGCGGACAAGCGCGCCAAGGGCCCGGCGAAGAAGCCCGCGCGTCGCGCGCCCGCCAAGAAGAAGCCCGCAGCCAAGAAGGCGGCTCCCAAGAAGAAGTAA
- a CDS encoding inositol monophosphatase family protein, with product MTLPQNAITADLSTAVLAAMTRAAETEILPRWRSLAASEIRTKAHDWDLVTDADVEAEKQLTVALRDILDVTVVGEEATAVNPALLDEVGTGEPCWVVDPVDGTRNFVHGEETFACMVALIDGGRTQAAWITYPTTGSEVHAARGVGAFLDGQRHVAPAPPRPEALRGAVSAVYTGKGADDALLERAGTLGPASPIRFCAGWDYLDIVTGQTDYTSFTRTLPWDHAPGALIVSEAGLRVARFDGSEYLPGDKRTGILTAHPSVWQRVSDALAQ from the coding sequence GTGACCCTCCCCCAGAACGCGATAACTGCCGACCTGTCCACCGCCGTGCTCGCTGCCATGACCCGAGCCGCAGAGACCGAAATCTTGCCCAGGTGGCGATCACTTGCCGCGTCGGAAATCCGCACCAAGGCTCACGACTGGGACCTCGTGACGGACGCCGACGTCGAGGCAGAAAAGCAACTCACGGTGGCGCTGCGAGACATTCTCGACGTGACGGTGGTGGGCGAAGAGGCAACAGCCGTGAACCCTGCGTTGCTGGACGAGGTCGGCACCGGCGAGCCGTGCTGGGTGGTTGACCCCGTCGACGGCACCCGCAACTTTGTCCACGGCGAAGAGACCTTCGCCTGCATGGTGGCGCTTATTGACGGCGGGCGCACTCAAGCGGCATGGATTACGTACCCCACGACGGGTAGCGAGGTGCACGCTGCGCGGGGCGTCGGCGCGTTTCTTGACGGCCAGCGCCACGTGGCTCCAGCGCCTCCGCGGCCGGAGGCGCTGCGCGGCGCGGTCTCGGCGGTCTACACCGGCAAGGGGGCGGACGACGCTCTGCTGGAGCGGGCGGGGACGCTCGGCCCCGCCTCGCCGATTCGCTTCTGCGCTGGCTGGGACTACCTGGACATCGTCACGGGGCAGACGGACTACACCTCCTTCACGCGCACCTTGCCGTGGGATCACGCGCCAGGAGCGCTCATTGTGAGCGAGGCGGGCCTGCGAGTCGCGCGCTTCGATGGCAGCGAGTACCTGCCAGGAGACAAGCGCACAGGGATTCTGACCGCGCACCCCAGCGTGTGGCAGCGCGTCAGCGACGCCCTTGCGCAGTAG
- a CDS encoding anaerobic ribonucleoside-triphosphate reductase activating protein translates to MSLVAGLFGPDAPVAADDLQIAGFERFSTVDWPGKLVASVFAQGCPWECAYCHNIGMQPMYVDGLLPWAAVSSHLAQRMGKLDGVIFSGGEPTRQRALIPAMQEALAMGFGVGLHSAGAYPVRLADALTYCSWLGLDIKATPEGYVDITGISASGAKAWESLEIAIAWGGELQVRLTVDPTHHSRDDVWAVVNRVQEMGGPRPVLQEARPDGTSEEYQRALGSLRLKDVMTPRDHVELGIR, encoded by the coding sequence ATGAGTCTGGTTGCAGGCCTTTTCGGTCCCGACGCCCCGGTGGCCGCTGACGATCTTCAGATTGCGGGATTCGAGCGGTTTTCCACCGTCGACTGGCCGGGCAAGTTGGTCGCGTCCGTGTTTGCTCAGGGCTGTCCGTGGGAGTGCGCCTACTGCCACAACATCGGCATGCAGCCGATGTACGTGGACGGACTGCTGCCATGGGCGGCGGTCTCATCTCACCTGGCACAGCGCATGGGCAAGCTTGACGGAGTGATCTTCAGCGGCGGTGAGCCGACGCGCCAACGAGCGCTCATCCCAGCCATGCAGGAGGCGCTCGCTATGGGCTTCGGTGTGGGGCTTCACTCGGCGGGGGCGTATCCCGTGCGGCTTGCCGATGCGCTGACCTATTGCTCCTGGCTCGGCCTCGACATCAAGGCCACGCCAGAGGGCTATGTGGACATCACGGGAATCTCTGCTTCCGGCGCTAAGGCGTGGGAGTCGCTGGAGATCGCGATCGCGTGGGGTGGCGAACTGCAGGTGCGACTTACCGTCGACCCGACTCACCATTCACGGGACGACGTCTGGGCGGTGGTAAACCGCGTCCAAGAGATGGGCGGGCCGCGGCCCGTCTTGCAAGAGGCCAGGCCCGACGGCACGTCGGAGGAGTATCAGCGCGCGCTCGGTAGCCTCCGCCTCAAGGACGTCATGACGCCTCGTGACCACGTTGAACTCGGTATTCGCTAG
- a CDS encoding ribonucleoside triphosphate reductase produces the protein MGIDITTPRNGTPLISVEDSIEEYLFRRDWRVNANANQGYSLGGLILNTAGKVIANYWLSHVYEPEVGEAHRAGDLHLHDLDMFSGYCAGWSLRTLLAEGFNGVGGKVEASPAKHFSSAVGQIVNFLGTLQNEWAGAQAFSSFDTYMAPFIRLEGLNYTQVRQGIQELIYNLNVPSRWGTQTPFTNLTFDWICPEDLRPQVPVIAGREMDFTYGDLQAEMDMINRAYIDVMTTGDAQGRVFTFPIPTYNITKDFDWDGPNVEALFEMTAKYGLPYFQNFITSDLEPHMVRSMCCRLQLDLRELLKRGNGLFGSAEQTGSLGVVTINMARLGYLYKGDKTALYGALDRLLELSRESLERKREVIGQAIDDGLFPYTKRYLGTLRNHFSTIGVNGINEMIRNFSDDVDDITTPDGEAFALEILDHVRERMVEFQESTGHLYNLEATPAEGTTYRFAKEDRRRYKGILQAGTDENPYYTNSSQLPVGFTTDPFEAVARQSEMQSKYTGGTVLHLYMGERISSSEACKMLVKRTLESARLPYITITPTFSICPSHGYLDGEQPTCPLCAAEDKVTVCEVWTRVMGYHRPVQSFNIGKKGEHAERTHFREQGVSEGPAARGE, from the coding sequence ATGGGCATCGACATCACGACGCCGCGAAACGGCACCCCGCTCATCAGCGTGGAGGACTCGATCGAGGAGTATCTGTTCCGCCGCGACTGGCGTGTCAACGCGAACGCGAATCAGGGCTATTCGCTTGGCGGCCTGATCCTGAACACGGCTGGAAAGGTCATCGCCAACTACTGGCTGAGCCACGTGTACGAGCCGGAGGTAGGCGAGGCGCACAGAGCAGGCGATCTCCACTTGCACGATCTCGACATGTTCTCTGGTTACTGTGCCGGTTGGTCGCTGCGCACGTTGCTCGCGGAAGGCTTCAACGGCGTCGGCGGCAAGGTGGAGGCGAGCCCCGCCAAGCACTTCTCCTCTGCCGTGGGCCAGATCGTGAACTTCTTGGGAACGCTCCAGAACGAGTGGGCTGGCGCCCAAGCATTCTCGAGCTTCGACACCTACATGGCGCCCTTCATCAGGCTCGAAGGGCTCAACTACACGCAAGTGCGGCAGGGCATCCAGGAGCTCATCTACAACCTCAACGTGCCGTCACGGTGGGGCACCCAAACACCCTTCACCAACCTCACGTTCGACTGGATCTGCCCGGAGGACCTGCGGCCGCAGGTGCCCGTCATTGCTGGCCGCGAGATGGACTTCACGTACGGCGACCTGCAGGCCGAGATGGACATGATCAACCGCGCGTACATCGACGTGATGACCACGGGCGACGCGCAGGGGCGTGTCTTCACGTTCCCTATCCCCACGTACAACATCACCAAGGACTTCGATTGGGATGGCCCCAACGTCGAAGCCCTGTTCGAGATGACGGCCAAGTACGGCCTGCCCTACTTCCAGAACTTCATCACGTCGGACCTGGAGCCGCACATGGTCCGCTCGATGTGCTGCCGCCTCCAGCTCGACTTGCGCGAACTGCTGAAGCGGGGAAATGGTCTGTTTGGTTCCGCCGAGCAGACGGGATCACTCGGCGTGGTCACGATCAACATGGCGAGGCTCGGCTACCTCTATAAGGGCGACAAGACCGCCCTCTACGGCGCTCTCGACCGGCTACTCGAGTTGTCCAGGGAGAGCCTCGAGCGCAAGCGCGAGGTCATCGGCCAAGCGATCGACGACGGTCTCTTCCCCTACACCAAGCGCTACCTCGGCACGTTGCGCAACCACTTCAGCACCATCGGCGTCAACGGCATCAACGAGATGATTCGCAACTTCTCTGACGACGTTGACGACATCACCACTCCGGACGGCGAGGCGTTCGCTCTGGAGATTCTCGATCACGTGCGCGAGCGCATGGTCGAGTTCCAGGAGTCCACCGGACACCTCTACAACCTGGAGGCCACGCCGGCGGAGGGCACCACATACCGCTTTGCCAAGGAGGACCGTCGCCGCTACAAGGGCATCCTCCAAGCGGGCACCGACGAGAACCCGTACTACACGAACTCCTCTCAGCTGCCGGTGGGCTTCACCACCGACCCGTTCGAGGCGGTGGCGCGCCAGAGCGAGATGCAGTCCAAGTACACCGGCGGCACCGTGCTGCACCTCTACATGGGGGAGCGCATCAGTTCTTCGGAGGCGTGCAAGATGTTGGTCAAGCGCACGCTCGAGTCGGCGCGGCTGCCGTACATCACGATCACCCCGACCTTCTCCATCTGCCCGAGTCACGGCTACCTCGACGGAGAGCAGCCCACGTGCCCGCTGTGCGCCGCCGAGGACAAAGTCACGGTGTGCGAAGTGTGGACGAGAGTCATGGGTTACCACCGACCAGTGCAGTCGTTCAACATCGGCAAGAAGGGCGAGCACGCCGAGCGCACTCACTTCCGCGAGCAGGGCGTGTCAGAGGGCCCCGCGGCCCGGGGAGAGTGA